aagacatattgcaataaatactaaataataaggAGCTATTTTGAagtgtattaactgtgttaaaacttttctttacgttggcAGTTACTATAGCAAGAGCtcagcgctctttcagcaaattaaaattaataaagaattatcttcagtCAAGCATGTGttagaacgcttaaatgcacttaatatactaagcatcgaaaaaaaattgtaatttttctgaagtaattgatgtattagcaaaaacaaaatcacatattaaataaacatgcattaataatatattttcatgtttgtatttttctttacttcacaagaattagggccccaaatggcTTCTTGCACTCAGGCCCCGTTATGGGGAAGACCGTCTCTGCCCTTTGGTAAAGTAAATTTGATTGAGTTTGGAGAAATGtgcataattacattttttgtaaattactcTACTGTACAAAATAACCATGCTAAGTTTACAAGGGTTGGGAAAATGTAAATTCAACATTAATTATTTCTGGAATCTTCACTAAAATAaggatatcaaattttcattatttgacatgttatctgaaataatatgtaaattccttttatttcaatgtataaatGGAATTCAAACTGCTGTAGCAAAAATACTATATCTTATCAAATTAACTTATCactattaaaaagacaattactACTTAATTTCCATCTTCTTGTAGCcttcatcttttttataaaaaaaaaaaaaaaccttcattgaTAAACAGTCAACTCGCATGTAGTCAATATTATGAACACTAATTAGTCAAGTCAAGATGTATacctataaaaatatatgttatatattatcataaaggttttatatatattatagagtATTATATGGCCAAAGTTTGAAGTAAGTTTAATAATGATGGTTGGCAATCATAAAAACTTTAAGTAGTGATTTGTATTAATACATTGCTTTATTTccaacaaaatgaattaaaatctgataatatatgaccaaatttcacatttaaaataaaattatataacaacaTAGTCAAGTCTCAAATGCATTTTTCCTCACCAATTTGGTGCTTCTTTATCTATCCCCCAAAATTATATTGTTGAGCATGACTTTCCCTAACACATATCCTCCTCTGCCCAAGCTGGAATATACATAACGCATTTCTTAGTGACAAgtgaaaggaaaacaaaaatattcatttcataaatcataaaaaaatctttttcagtcAATTCTAAAAGTCAATGTGATTGCATTTAAAGGCAATATTATACGACTAAATTTTGCACTATATTTgccattattcaaaattcttcaagTACAAAAATGCCACTGGCACTAAaacaattgatatttattattaatctgaTACTTTATTTGCctaacataaaataatgtatattatttatcagATTAGCAATTGTGAAAACTTGCAAATTTTTTGCATTCATCATACTGATTTTAATGTGTAAACAAATATACACAATAAACAGTTATTCAGATGTGATGCCAACTgcttcaattaatatttgaaacaatatgcaaaatttcattacaaattctAAGTTTTACCAGTTGATAAATGCCTGCTTCTCGTTGAAAATAACGCATAATAGCTTgctgctatattttttttaaaatttgtttggtgTTAGAAATAAAACaggcaataatatttattatgcctagaaatttaaatatttattatacctGCACAAAGTAATATAATATGCATAAATGTgtgttataacattttttttctgaaaaaaaaaaaaaaaaagaattgtttcaatttttaaatacttcaattaacaatacatttatctttttaattatctgtaaaaCTATACATGTCTTCATGCAAAAAAGtcattataaaagtatattacaTTGGATATTTAGATAGAAGACAAAAAACATTCTCaataatttgtttagttttattaatatgaaaattaaactaCTTGAAGTAGCACAATTCCTATTGTATGATGGGCTCACAATTTTGAATCATAGTCTGAAGACATGAGAAACTGAAGCTGGTCCAACAAACTTCTTCCATAATGTGTCAGGATGTTTGATGTTCAATGGAAATTTcacaattatataatataaaataataatatatataaataaataattttaattttatgcattctttCAAATAGTAATAGTGCTTTATGAAATAGTAATACTTAATTGTCATTTccaacaaaaaatgataaaactataACAGCTACCTTTCCTAACAAtcttaatattattgtttaaaaattgcaagacaaagatttcttttaaactatGCAAATCAATATAAGAAATAAGGCAACTAATCAGTTTTACTAAAGATaccaaaaatatatcaattctttACAGAACCTTTAAACATATAAccttattataaaagtaaagacTTATAAATAATAGATACATATAAgtcaaactttataaataatttataaaaatgaaaaaattaaaagttgtacTAACTAAAGTTGTAAATTATAAACTTAtgtttgtttttctaattatcaAACTACAAACAAAGGTACAAcaaatatccaatattttattttcatacaaaataataatggaatacataattaaaatatttttattgggaTGTTTCAGATGCAACATGCtgtaaaaaatcaatattgtGTAATGCATCTGCATCTAATTCCAATTTGACATCATTTGCAACAAATGTGTTTTCAATACTATTATcgattttaaacttctttttggGAGGCTCTTCAGTGTTTTCCAAAAAGTCCATTCTGTTTTCGACAGCTATTTCAGAAAAACGGTTCAAAGTTTCAATTGGAGTCAATTTTGCTAATTTATCTGGAAGAAGGGATCTACCTGTGTTAGAACAGTTATGTAGTAAATGTTGTGCATACAATTTAATAGCTGGATGATAATGTGTCTTCAATAAATGCAACTCCCAAAGAGCTGTTGACTGTGCATTACAGTGTTCAGGATCTCCCATTTCAGGATGAAAAATTCCACTTCCTATTGAATTCTCAGAATCAAGCAAAATATCAGCACCTTTaacattcatcattatattccgCACAGAACAAAGCAATCCCAAGGTTCCATGAACAGGTGTTTGCAAACTCACGCTACAAACACGTTTTATGAATGCTAAAATCCTGTTGAATGAtatcttctttttcttccttAGAATGTTAAATTCCAGACATTTAAGAGTAAGGTCAAAATGCTCAACATCAGTAGAATGACTCAAATTTAGCAAGCCTTGATACATATGACAATATATCTTAAGAGGATCTATATGTAAGGACTCAGCTTGACCAGCTAAAATAGTGAACAATGTATACACACCATGTAACTTGTCAACATCACTAAGTTTCCCACTTTCCATCATGCCACATACAACAGCATTAAGATCatcgaaaaattctaaattgataaGATAAGCAAACTTAGAAAGGCCTTCTAGAGCGGGACCAATGAGTGATACCTTTTCACCATCTTtgagaatatgaaagaaaacccaaaaaattttatttaaagtagcagtATGGAATTTCTTTACATTATCAACACATTCATAGGCTTGAGCTTCCTTTAATTCAGCTTCAaggtctttaatttttttcttatccttTCTTTGGCTACGGGACATGGCACGCCATTCTTTACGTCCTTTAGCCATGTCAACTTTCTCAAATTCTGGCCTTGCTTCTCTTAAATTCAGACATAAAAATGTTCTCAGTAAACAAACAGGAACATTAAACTTGCGTTCTTTAATAACATCAATGATCTGTTTTACAAGACTAAATGATGCTTCACCCAGTTTGTCAGCTCGAAAAAGCTTTTCAAATGCTTTGCAACACatgttggaaatattttcatcataatcAATTGCAACAGGTACTAATTTATTtgctatgtttttaaaataattaaaactaaatcgtGTACTCAACAATTCACACAGACATCTCACAGCAATCAAGCCTACTTCATATGACACACGTTGCTTAGTACTTGAAATGTTATTAAGAGACATTTTATGTTTCATATCTCTCactaaatcatataataaatctaaatattttttgtagcatTTCAAAAGAGTCTGTTCATAACCAAGTAATTTCCtagtttctttctttaatttaaccTTTGTGTCAGTTTCTTCTTGAGTTCTGATTCGATATCCAGGAAGAACATCTAAAAACACATGAAGCAACgataaacataaaacttttttttcactgATTACCATTTGAGTAGTCTGGTTCTGTATCATGGATACAAGTTCCTTTAAAGCAACCATGTTATTATCAGGTTCTTCAATTATAGATGTACACAACAAAGCAACTTTACGTTTCAAATCTTTAAACACCTTCTGTTGCATTGCATAGCTCTGAATCAGATCCTTCTTTTTAACTTCTTTCTTCTCACTATCAATTGCCGGTAATTCATCTTCACTTTCTTCCTTAACAATTTCTGATCTATAAATTaatcctttcttatttttaataggaaGCAAATTTCTCACCTGAACACTTTTTTTGATTCTCGGAGCTTTTTCATATTCTTCTTCCGAATCGTCACTAGAAGCTACAGACATTTCATTATCTTCTTCTGATTCTGAGGCAGGTTCTGCGGTAGGTTTTTCATAATTCTGCTCTTTAAAGACTGCATGCTTCTTCTGAGATTTGTTAAAGGCAAGATTTTTAGAACGTTTTTTAACATAATCCGAGGAATTAGAGCCTTTCTTCGATACTTTAGATTTTTTGGACTTATTATGCTTCTTTTCTTTAGTTAATACTCTTTTTTTCACACTCATTTTTGGCAGAAAAAAGATCGTGTGAAATAAGTCTAATTCCCCAATGAAAATAGTAAACACGTTTTTCCCGCAGATTGCAACGAGTTGAGTTGAGTTGAGTGATAAATTGGCTCaacctttaatttcattttggttgtcatttttttcaatctatattcacatgttttatataaaaaagttgggattataatttgttcaaattaaattttaacattttatcacaTTCCTTGcaaagcaaatatttctttttttttcttctctgctTAGCTTATAGTTCCTAGACTTTAACCGCAGTGGATGAAaatcatttgtttatatttctttttatgcggCGTGATTTGAGGCATTTTCggtactttataataaatttcgagGATAAAATTCGTAAACTTTTTTAACgtccataaaaaatttatatatatctgtattggaaatttagaaaattattattattattatttttgcaattatgtcaCTCCAAGAAAAATTTTTTGCTGCTGTAGATGTTATAAATAGTATACCATATGATGGTAGGTTTGTTttgtttgaagtattttttttcgcCTATTCTCCCTTTATTATGTAGCGACCATGCAGAAGATTTGAGAAATCCCCCATGCGTTTTGCTTGCTTTTATGattgttcttatttttctttaaatatatgtgcTATTGTATGCctttactataaaataatgttCTCAATAAATTTAAAGCACAGTCTCTATTTTGTATAAGTATAAACATTAACATTGAAACTTATCGATTTTTATACTGTTCACTTACTGGAAAATTTACCATGTACAGAGAGAGCATAGGATGCATGAAATTGGAGGAAgtattctataatttcaaaagagcttttgaaatttaaaatatgaaaaatatttactttaaaatttctttgcttcttatgcttttatatatatcaattatatatttttacatcatttgaaTAAATACTACATTCTACTCTATGAATGCTTtgaccttgaattttttttatatctttcatcATAGAATCTTCTTAACTTTAAATGAAAcctattttttttcctcctaatttaaaactaaatcattCTATCAGCTCTCAGAATATCCTTTAATGTCTGATGAATATGTTTGCTTCTTTCTTATTCCACCATAAATTATTAGATAGTATGTAAATAGATTACAGAATAGTTCAATGGTGATGTGCTTGTGACTTAAAAAGAAAAGTACTTCAGTGAAATGATTTTTCCATcatatttgaatttgtttctttctttcagtttctttgacaattttctttaatttagatacatttattttgaaaaatatcccaTAGCAATGTTTCTactataataacaataaaaagctttttaattatatattagctaaaatataaaaatctataatatgattcatatttttcagaGTTTAAAAAGAACAATAGAAAACCTGTTGTcacttatgaaaatataattattatatttaaatagtttgtaaatataaatagcTTTTCCTACTAGATAAAACTATggtttaatatgtatattttcatcTTCTAACTTATAGTGTTTATTTTATATACCATTCTCTTAAtagaaaaagttatgaaaatttaactatAAGAAAAGCTTGTAAAAACATAAGCTGCATATGGTCTTtcagtaaaaattcataattatatctaAGTGATGTTAActatatattgcttttattttgattcattgaaagaagaaaatattattgtttgcttcaaaatttccattaaattatatttcagctttatgagagcaataaaataataatcaggtAATAGTCAATCTGTAtgattttgcataatattttttcatatatgactttttacaaataaaaattatatattctattctaAAGGTACTTTTGAGCCATCTCAGGAAATGATGTTGAAACTACATGCCTTAGAAAAACAAGCTACAGAAGGTCCTTGCTATATACCTAAACCTTACATATGGAATACTAGTGCAAGAGCAAAATGGTATGCATTGTTTTATTATGTTCctcttatattttatgaatgtttagtattgat
Above is a genomic segment from Argiope bruennichi chromosome 1, qqArgBrue1.1, whole genome shotgun sequence containing:
- the LOC129980821 gene encoding nucleolar complex protein 3 homolog; this translates as MSVKKRVLTKEKKHNKSKKSKVSKKGSNSSDYVKKRSKNLAFNKSQKKHAVFKEQNYEKPTAEPASESEEDNEMSVASSDDSEEEYEKAPRIKKSVQVRNLLPIKNKKGLIYRSEIVKEESEDELPAIDSEKKEVKKKDLIQSYAMQQKVFKDLKRKVALLCTSIIEEPDNNMVALKELVSMIQNQTTQMVISEKKVLCLSLLHVFLDVLPGYRIRTQEETDTKVKLKKETRKLLGYEQTLLKCYKKYLDLLYDLVRDMKHKMSLNNISSTKQRVSYEVGLIAVRCLCELLSTRFSFNYFKNIANKLVPVAIDYDENISNMCCKAFEKLFRADKLGEASFSLVKQIIDVIKERKFNVPVCLLRTFLCLNLREARPEFEKVDMAKGRKEWRAMSRSQRKDKKKIKDLEAELKEAQAYECVDNVKKFHTATLNKIFWVFFHILKDGEKVSLIGPALEGLSKFAYLINLEFFDDLNAVVCGMMESGKLSDVDKLHGVYTLFTILAGQAESLHIDPLKIYCHMYQGLLNLSHSTDVEHFDLTLKCLEFNILRKKKKISFNRILAFIKRVCSVSLQTPVHGTLGLLCSVRNIMMNVKGADILLDSENSIGSGIFHPEMGDPEHCNAQSTALWELHLLKTHYHPAIKLYAQHLLHNCSNTGRSLLPDKLAKLTPIETLNRFSEIAVENRMDFLENTEEPPKKKFKIDNSIENTFVANDVKLELDADALHNIDFLQHVASETSQ